Genomic segment of bacterium:
AAGGTCTCTGCCCAGAGCGAGAGGTCGATGGCTGATGCCGACGTGGTGGTATTGGTGGTGGACTCCCAGGCGGGCATCACCGGCGACGACGAGGGAGTGGCGGGGCGGCTCCGGGGCCGGGCCGGGCCGGTGCTGGTGGCGGTCAACAAGGTGGATGATGAGGTTCACGAGAACCTCATCTGGGAATTCATCGGCCTGGGGTTGGGCGATCCGTTCCCGGTGAGCGCGTTGCACGGACGGGGAGTGGGCGACCTGCTGGACGCGGTGATGGCTGAGCTTCCCGAGGGGCCAGCGGGGAGAGATGAGGCCGGCGCGGAGACTGGCGCCGAGGCAGATACCGAATCAGGCACCGACTCCCACATGGTGTCGGTCTCCATCGTGGGCCGGCCCAACGCGGGCAAGTCCACCCTGTTCAACCGCCTTATCGGCGACGACCGGTCGGTTGTCCACGACCAGCCGGGCACCACCCGCGACGCCATCGACACCGTGGTGGAAACCGAGCTGGGCCCGATCCGGTTTGTAGACACCGCGGGCATGCGCCGCCGGGCCCGCATCGACCAGGCCACCGAGTACTACTCGCTGCTGCGGGCGCTGGCCGCGGTCGACCGATCCGACATCGCCCTGTTGGTGGTCGACGCCACCGTGGGGGTCACCCACCAAGACCAGCGCCTGGCCGAGCGCATCGACGGGGCGGGCTGTCCCATCGTGGTGCTGCTCAACAAGTGGGACCTGCTCGACACCGAGGCCCGGGAGGCGATAGCCCTCGACATCGACCACCGCCTGCACTTTCTGGGCGACGCCGCGGTGTTGAGGGTGAGCGCCCTGTCGGGCAAGGGGTTGAACCGGCTCCTGCCCGAGCTTCGGGGGGTGATCGCCGAGTATCGGCGGCGGATCCCCACCCAGGCGGTGAACCGGGTGCTGCGCGACGCCCAGGCCGCCCATCCCGCCCCCGACGGCGCCCGAGTGCTGTATGCCACCCAGGGGGCGGCCGATCCCCCCACGTTCACGCTGTTCGCCAATCGGACCCTTCCCCGCACCTATCTGCGCTATCTGGAGCGCCGTTTTCGGGAGGCATTCGATTTGGGATCAGTGCCGGTCAAGCTGCGGGTTCGCCGCCGTTCGGGCGGGTAATCCCCGGCAATTGCCCCAAAAGCGGCAAGAGTCCCGCCATTTTGCGGGGTAATCTTCTGCGATGGAAACCCTCCTGCTCGTGCTGACCGCGGGTGTGTGCGCATTCGCCGCCGGCGTCTTCGCCCGAGCAGCCCGACACCGCTACCGGTTCCTGCTCCGGGTTGAGCACACCCACGCGGGGGAGGGGTACGACGAAGAGGGCGAGACCGCCTACAAGGCAGCCCACACCTTGGCCCAGTCGAGCTTCCGCCGGGATGCCCACTCCGCCCTGTTGTATGCAGCCCTGACCGTGGTGGCGGCCTTGACCGCGGTGCTGGAGTCCCGGGCGGTGGCCGCTGTCTTGGCCCTGGTGGTGGTACCCGCTCTCTTCCCGCTGTGGTGGGGGCGCCGCTCGGTGGCCGAGGCCCGCCTCACCCAGGAGCGGTTCGAGATGGAACGCCGGGCCGAGGAGACCCTGAGCCAAGGCGACCTCGCCCCCCAGGCATGGGCGGGGCGGCTGGCCCCCGACGACCTGCCCGACTTCGTCGGCTACGAGATGGGCCGGGTGTACCAGGCCGGCGAAGGCGTCATGGCCGGTGACTTTTTCGACGTGTTCCGGGTGGGTCCCACCCGGGTGGCTGCCGTCATCGGTGATGTGGCCGGACGGGGCATCGAGTCGTCCATCACCGCATTCCAGGCCAAGTACCTGCTCCGGGTGTTCCTGCGCCAGTTCCGCGACCCGGCCCAGGCCCTCGAGGAGCTGAACGCCCAGATGTCGTCCATTGAGCGGGCCGAGGAGTTCATCTCGGTGGTGATCGTGGTGTTCGACACTGAGGCCCAGTCCATGCGCTACGCCTCCGCCGGCCACCCGGCCGCCTGGCTGTGGCACGAGCGCGAGGTGCAGCCGCTGCGGGCCACTGGGGCCCTGTTGATGCTCGACCCCGACAGCACCTATTTCAGCCGGGAGATCCCCTTGGATTCGGGCGACATGGTGCTCATGTACACCGACGGCTTGGCCGAGGTGCGTTACGGCGACGCCCAATTCGGCGAGGACCGCATCTCCCAGCATCTGCGCCGCGATCCCACCGTTTCCCCCGACGTGCTGTGCAAGTCGCTGCTGGAGGCCGCTCGGGATTTCGCCGACGGCACCATCACCGACGACGTGGCCATCCTCGCCGTCCGCCGGGCCTGATCCCCACCAGTTAGGATTGCGCTTCGTCGAGCCCGGAGCGCTGAAGATCCGATAGGGGGCCCAGATGGCCGATGTCGTACTTGAGGATGTCAACAAGGAGTACAGCAACGGCTTTGTGGCGGTCTCCGACCTGAACCTGGAGATCAACGAGGGCGAGTTCTTGGTGATGGTCGGCCCGTCAGGGTGCGGCAAGTCGACCACCCTGCGGATGATCGCCGGTCTTGAGGACATCACCTCGGGAACACTGCAAATCGGGGGCCGGGTGGTGAACACCCTTCCCCCCAAAGACCGGGACATCGCCATGGTGTTCCAGAATTACGCGCTCTATCCCCACATGAACGTGTTCGACAACATCGCCTTTTCGCTGAAGCTCTCGCAGCGGCCCAAGGCTGAGATCAGAGAAAGGGTCAACGAAGCGGCTCGCATCTTGGAGTTGGAGAACCAGCTCGACAAGCGGCCGGCCCAGTTGTCGGGCGGCCAGCGCCAGCGGGTGGCCATGGGCCGGGCCATCGTGCGGCGCCCCCGGGTGTTCCTCCTCGACGAGCCCTTGTCGAATCTCGATGCCAAGCTCCGGGTGCAGATGCGAGCCGAGATCACCGAGTTGCAACGCGAGGTGGGGGTTACCACCTTCTATGTGACCCACGACCAGGTGGAGGCCATGACCATGGCCGACCGGGTGGCAGTGATCAGCGGGGGGATCTTGCAGCAGGTGGACAGTCCGATGAAGCTGTTCAACGAGCCCGACAACATCTTCGTTGCCGCGTTCATCGGCTCCCCGTCGATGAACCTGATGGAGGCGGTGGTCCACCGTGAGGAATCAGGCTTGCAGATGCAGTTGGGAAGCCAGACGCTGGCCGTGCCCGACTCGGTGCTGGGACAGCGGCCCGCTCTGGAGCGCTATCTGGGCTCGACGGTGGCGGTTGGGCTGCGGCCCAAAGACTTGGAGGATGCCGCCATCGCCTCCGACCACCCCACCGATCAGAGGGTGAGTGCGCATGTCTCCCACGCTGAGGCCCTCGGCTATGAGGTGATCGCGTACTTCGAACTGGACGCCAAGCCGGTCATCTCACAAGAGGCGCTGGAGTTGACTGAGGACCAGATGGCCGATGCCGCCCAGGACTCCACCCGAGTTCACGCCCGGTTCCACCCCACCACCGCGGTGCAGCCCGGAGACGTGATCGAGGCCGCGGTCACCATGGAGAATGCACATTTCTTCGATCTGGAAACCGGCCTGGCCATCCGGGGGTGACCAGGGGGCGTCTGAGCTCAGTTCCAGAGGAGCGGGCCGTGGTCGATTTGGGGCAGGACCATGCTGCCGAATCGATCGCACTCCGGGAGATGCGGATATCCCGAGAGGATGAAGGCGTCGATGCCTGCCTGCCGGTAGGCGTCCAGCTTGGCCAGCACCTCGTCGGGCGAGCCCACGATGGCTGCCCCTGCTCCTGACCGGGCCCGGCCGATTCCGGTCCACAGGTTGTCCTCCACGAAGCCATCAGCGTCGCTGAGATCCCGAAGCTCGGTTTGGCGGTTGACCCCAGCCGAGGCGGCATCCAGCGATCGCCGCCTGATCGCTTCGCCCGTGTCATCGTCGAGCCGGCTGACCAGTCGAGCGGCCGCTTCTCGGGCTTCTTCGGCGGCCGGGCGCACGATGACGTGGCTGCGCAGCCCGAAGCGCAGGGTGCGGGATTGGCGTTCAGCTCGGGCCCTCATGTCGGCCACGGTGGCCGCGACACCGGCAACCGTGTCTGGCCAGGTGAGGAAGACGTCGGCTGCGGCTGCGGCGGTTTCTTTGGCCGCTTCGGAGAAACCGCCGAAGTAGAAGGGGGGACAGCGGCCCGACACGGTGGTGGCCCGAGGGGGATCGAGGGCCAGATCGACGAATTCGCCGTGGAAATCCACCGATTGGCCGTTGAGCAGCGTTCGCAGCACCTGCATCCACTCCAGCGTTCTGCGGTAGCGGGGCTCGGATTCCAGCGCTTCGCCAGGAATGTCGCTGGAGATGATGTTGATGGTGAGGCGGCCATCCAGTATCCGGTCGATGGTGGCCAGTTGGCGGGCGAGTTGGGGGAGCCACATCTCGCCCATCCGCACCGCGAGAAGGAGTTGGATCTGGCTGGTGTGCGGAGCCACCGCGGCGGCGAACGCGGTGGAGTCGATGCCCAGGGTGTAGCCCGAAGGCAAGAGGATGTTGTCGAAGCCGTGCCGGTCGGCGGCCAAGGTGATGTCTCGGCAGTGCTCCCAACTGCTGGCCAGCTCGGGGTCGGCTACTCCCAGGTATTCGTAGTCGTCGTCGCACAAGGCGGCGAACCAGGCTACCTCCACTGGAGTCGAACTGCTCACGGCAGCGGCACGCCCTCTGAGGCCTCGATGATGGCGTATACGTCGGCCCGTTCGAGGGGGACGGCGGCGGCCGGGGCCGCTTCGGCCAGCCGCTCGGGGTTCTGTGTTCCCAGCAGGGCCACTGGGCGGGACGGATGGGCCAGGACAAAGGCCAGGGCCACCGCGGTTCGGCTGGTGTCGTGGCGCACGGCCAACTGGTCGAGGGCGGCGATCAGCTCGGGCCGCACGTCGGTTCCGGTGGCGAGGCTGCCTCCGGCCAGCGGACTCCAGGCCAGGGGAACGACCCCGTCGCGCATGCAGAGATCCAAAGTGCCGTCGCGCAGGGCGCCCAATTCCGCGGCGGAGTACTCGGGCTGGGTGGAGGCCAGCGGGAACGGCAGATGGGCTGCTAGGGCCTCATGCTGCTGGGGGGTGAAGTTGGAGACGCCTGCCTCGCGGATCTTGCCCTGTTCCCGCAGTGCGGCCAGTGCCTCGGCCAGCTCTCCGGGATGGGTGAACAGGTCGGGCCGATGGATCTGGTAAAGATCGATCACATCGGTGCCAAGGCGGGCGAGCGACGCCTCGCAGGCCTCGGTTATGGCCGAAGCGCCGGAGTTGTAGGGGGTGGGCGGCGTGATCCCCCCTTTGGTGGCCAAAACCATGCGGTCCCGCAGCTCGGGCGCCGCCGCCAGCACCCGCCCGAGATTGGCCTCGGCTTGGCCGAAGGCGGTCCCGCCCCAGTCGAGTCCGTACACATCGGCGGTGTCCACCAGGTTCATACCGAGCCCCAAGGCCGCCTCCAGGAGCTCTTGGTAGCGGGAATCGGAGCGCCCGACGAGTCGCCAGCAGCCGAATCCCAGTCGTCCGATGTGGAAGTCGCTACCGAGGGGGATGGGATCAGGGTTGACAAGGCGTTCTGGCACCGGATCAAGGTATCGTGTCGAGCCTCCGCCAGCGTCGTTCGAGGGGAAATAGTGATCCGTTACGGAGTGATTGGGACCGGCATGATGGGCCGTGAGCACATCGCCAACGTCTCCCACGTCCCCGGTGCCGAGGTGGCCGCGCTGGCCGATCCCCACCCACAGTCTCTTGAGGCGGCCGGAGCCTTGGCCCCGCAAGCAGATCGCTTCTCTGACTATCGAGACCTGTTGGAAGCCGAGGTATGCGATGCGGTGGTGATCGCCACCCCCAACATGACCCATGCCGAGGTGTTGGGCCATGTGTTGGGGTCCGACCTGCATGTGCTGGTGGAGAAGCCGCTGTGTACCACGGTGGCCGATTGCCACCGGGTGATTGACGCGGCCTCAGAACACCGCGGGGTGATTCGGGTGGGGTTGGAGTACCGGTACATGGCGCCGTTTGCCCGGCTCATCCAAGAGGTGGAGGCAGGGGCGTTGGGCCGGGTGCGGATGGTTTCGATGCGGGAGCACCGCTTCCCGTTTCTGTCGAAGGTGGGCGACTGGAACCGGTTCTCTGAGAACACCGGGGGCACCCTGGTGGAGAAGTGCTGCCACTTCTTCGACCTGATGAACTTGGTGATGCCCGGTCGGCCCGAACGGGTGTTTGCCTCGGGAAGCCAGGCCGTGAACCACAGCGACGAGCGCTATGGGGGTCGCCCGCCCGACATCGACGACAACGCCTACGTGGTGGTGGACTACGACGACGGCGCCCGGGCCATGCTTGACCTGTGCATGTTCGCCGAAGCCACCCACAACCAGCAGGAATTCGCGGTGATGGGCGACGCCGGAAAGGCGGAGGCGCTGGTGCCGGAGCACATTGTGCGAATCGGCCGCCGAGGCGAGCACTCCATCGGCAATGTGGAGGTTGTGCCCACGCCGGTCGAAGCGCCATTCGAGGGGTTCCACCATGGTTCGAGCTTTGTGGAGCACCAGCGATTCCTGGAGGCCATCGGCAACGGCAACAGCGCCGACGTCCAAACCCAGTCGATAGAGGCTCTCGAAGGCGCCATGTTGTGCGTTGCCATGGGGGTTGCCGGTCAGCGGTCGATGGCGACAGGCTTGCCGGTAGCGGTGGCCGATGCCCTCTGATGGGGGAGGGCGCGCTCAGCCCTTGACGGAGCCGGCCAGGAGCCCTCGCACAAAGTGGCGCTGAAGGCTGAAGAACACGATCAGCGGCACGATCATGATCACGAATGCGGAGGCGAAGCGGAGCTGGAAGTTGGAGCCCCGCTCGCCCACCAGATTGACCAGCGCCACCGTCATGGGCTCGTTGTCGGTGAGGAACACCGCGGCGATCAGATAGTCGTTCCAGGTCCACAGGAACTGGAAGACAGCGAATGCGGCCAACGCCGGTCGGGCCAGAGGCACCACCAAACGCCAGAAGATGGTGAAGTGGGTGGCGCCGTCGATTCGGGCTGCTTCGAACACCTCGCGGGGGAGCTGGCTGATGAAGTTGTGCAAAAGCAGCACGGCCAGCGGCAGGCCGAACGCGGTATGGGTCAGCCAAACCGCCGCCGCGGTGTTGGCCACGCCGACGTCGGGGATCAGCACGAAGGTCCAGTCCACCCCTGGGATGGTGAGCCGGGCCCCGTTGTTGAACAGCTGGAGCAGCGGCACGAAAGCCATCTGGTTGGGCAAGGCGATCATGGAGACCAGGGCGATGAAGAGCCAGTTGCGGCCCCGGAATTCAATCCACGCAAATCCGTAGGCGGCGAAAGCGGCTATGGCGATGGGGATGATGGTGGCCGGCACCACGATGGCGAGGGAGTTGAGGGCGAACTCCCACATGGACGGCTGAGCGGCGCTCTCCCGGAAGATGTCGCGGTAGTTCTGGAGGGTCAGGTTGTTGATGTCGTTCCACGACGTCCACCAACCGGAGCTGTTGATGTCTGGCACCTTGCGGAACGAAGAGATGAACAGCCCGAACGTGGGCACGGTCCAGACCACCACGATCAGCCACATCACCCAGCTGGGGGTGGTGGCCGCCAGTCGGCGGATCCGCTGGCCGGTGGGCATGAGCGCCTTGTCAACCGGACTCATCTCAGCTCCGATCCCGTCTCATGCCCGGTACTCATCTCAGCTCCGATTGGAGTCGGCGGATGTTGTAGATCATCACCGGCAGCACCAGGGCCAGCAGCACCACAGCGAACGCGCTGCTGGAGGTGAAGTTGCGGTCGCGCAGCTGGTCGAACATCTCGTTGGCCAGCACGTTGGTGCGGTTGGCGCCGTTGGTGGTGGCCTTCACCAGGTCGAAGACCTTGGTGACGATCACCATGAGCGTGGTGACCACGACGATGATGGTGGGGCGGATCTGAGGGACGATCACCCGCCAGAAGACCTGGATCTCATTGGCTCCGTCTACCCGGGCCGCCTCGGTGAGCTCCTCGGGAACGGCTCGGATGGCGGCCGACAACACGACCATGGCGAATCCGGTCTGGATCCACACCATGATGAACATGATCCAGAAGTTGTTCCACGGGATCATCGACGAGTTGATGAAGAAGCCGCGGGGTTGGAATCCGATGCCCTGGAGGATGGCGTTTAGCAGTCCGGTCTGATTGCCGGTGGGTTGGACCTCATAGATGAAGTCCCAGATCACCGCGGCGCCCACCATGGAGATGGCCATGGGCATGAAGATCAGGGTCTTGGCCACCCGCTCGCCCCGGGCCCGCTCGGCCAGGATGGCCAGCAGCAATCCCAACACGGTGGACAGCCCGGCCACGGTGACCACCCACCAGATGTTGTTCCACACCACGCCTCGCAGGGTGGACAGCGCGCCGAAGATGCCCAGGCCGATGGCGAGCACCAGCATCATGGATGAGGTTGGCGACCCCCAGTCCATCTCCAGATCACCCCTGCGCAACCGGGCCAGCAGCCACGCCACCACGAGGATGGCTGTCACCGCGGCCACGATGGCCAGCGTGATTCGGCTCGACACCACCACGGTGAGCACGTCCACGATCGCTGATCGGTTTGGCTCGCGGACCAGCGATTCAACGAAGCTGGCCAGAGCGGCGATTCCAATGAGGGCAGCGACACCGCTCAGCACTCTCATGGTTCCTCTGGCCGCCTTGACTCTCTGCGGGCCGCCGACGATTCGAGATGCGCTGGCCCACGCGGCGATGACGGCCACCGCGGCGGCGGCCAGGCCTACGATGAAGAGCCGGCTGGTGAAGATCGAGGTCCATCCTTCGACGGAGAAGAAGGTGCGGTCGGTGAAGATCTCCTCGTAGTGCTGGATGGTGAAGCCAGGCTCCCGACCTCTCGGACCGTTCTTGAGCGACAACCACATGGTGCGAAATCCGGGGATGACCAGGCCGCCGACGACGAAGAGCAGAGCCGGGCCCACGAACACCCAAGGCCTGAGTCCGCCTTCCAAGCGGATGCGCCGCTCCAGGGTCGGGACCAGTCCTCGTCCCGCAACCATGCCCAAGCCCCCACCGATCAGCCCGCTGATGACGATGGCCAGCCATCCCTCGGAGAATGGGCCGCCGATAGACGGTCCCTGGGGCACCCATCCGTTGTGCTGGAGCACGGCCCCGATGATCAGGCCCAATACCGCCCCGATGCTGGCCGTGAACGCCGACCACCGGTTCAGGGTGGAGTCAACGGTTCGATCAGCGCCGATGAACAGCACCGCGGTAACAGCCAGCGCACCGGCAACGCTAATGAGCATGGTGACGATCTGGCCCATGGCGCTCTTACCCTAGGCGGTACTCCGGGGCTGGCGCGTGAACGCGACGGGGCCGGGGGCGAAAATGCCGCCCCCGGCCCTGTTCAGAGTTGTTCAGCTCAGAGTTGTTCAGCCGCTAACGACTGAGTATTTGGCATTCGGCTACGGCCAAGCGTTCTCGGTGTCGTCGGCGAACTCCTGGGCCGTCTTGGAGCCCGACACGTAGTCGGTTCCAGAGCGCCAGAACTCGCCGGCGCCGACCTCGCCCGGCATCAGGTCAGAAGCGTCGAACCGGAACGGATCGGCGCTCACCAGGATGTCGGCCAGGCCGCGATCGAAGTCCGAGCTGTACAGCGAGGTGTCATGCTCGCGGTTGGGCGAGAGGAATCCGCCCTTGTCAGCCGTGATCCGGGCGTTGGCGTATTCGGCGGTGCCGATGTACTCCATCACAGCCAGGGTCTCGGGCTTGTCGGTGAAGGCCACCGCGTGGGTGCCCGCCCCGAGGACGACGGTGCCGAACTCGTCACTGACAGTCGGCAGGTAGAACACGTTGACGTCGCCGTTGGGGCCGAGCGATGCGCCGATTTCGGTGTAGAAGGCGCCGGCGAAGCTGGCCTGGCGGTGCAGCACGCAGTCGCCGTCGGCGATCGGCAGGGAAGCCTCTTTGAAGCCGGTGGCGGCGATCAGGTCGCGACCACCGAGCACGTTGCCCTCCTCGAACCAGA
This window contains:
- a CDS encoding aldo/keto reductase, with the translated sequence MPERLVNPDPIPLGSDFHIGRLGFGCWRLVGRSDSRYQELLEAALGLGMNLVDTADVYGLDWGGTAFGQAEANLGRVLAAAPELRDRMVLATKGGITPPTPYNSGASAITEACEASLARLGTDVIDLYQIHRPDLFTHPGELAEALAALREQGKIREAGVSNFTPQQHEALAAHLPFPLASTQPEYSAAELGALRDGTLDLCMRDGVVPLAWSPLAGGSLATGTDVRPELIAALDQLAVRHDTSRTAVALAFVLAHPSRPVALLGTQNPERLAEAAPAAAVPLERADVYAIIEASEGVPLP
- the der gene encoding ribosome biogenesis GTPase Der, which gives rise to MAIVGRPNVGKSTLMNRILGRREAIVAEQPGVTRDRKEMPASWQGREFTVVDTGGWLPQGAGDNASMDAKVSAQSERSMADADVVVLVVDSQAGITGDDEGVAGRLRGRAGPVLVAVNKVDDEVHENLIWEFIGLGLGDPFPVSALHGRGVGDLLDAVMAELPEGPAGRDEAGAETGAEADTESGTDSHMVSVSIVGRPNAGKSTLFNRLIGDDRSVVHDQPGTTRDAIDTVVETELGPIRFVDTAGMRRRARIDQATEYYSLLRALAAVDRSDIALLVVDATVGVTHQDQRLAERIDGAGCPIVVLLNKWDLLDTEAREAIALDIDHRLHFLGDAAVLRVSALSGKGLNRLLPELRGVIAEYRRRIPTQAVNRVLRDAQAAHPAPDGARVLYATQGAADPPTFTLFANRTLPRTYLRYLERRFREAFDLGSVPVKLRVRRRSGG
- a CDS encoding PP2C family protein-serine/threonine phosphatase yields the protein METLLLVLTAGVCAFAAGVFARAARHRYRFLLRVEHTHAGEGYDEEGETAYKAAHTLAQSSFRRDAHSALLYAALTVVAALTAVLESRAVAAVLALVVVPALFPLWWGRRSVAEARLTQERFEMERRAEETLSQGDLAPQAWAGRLAPDDLPDFVGYEMGRVYQAGEGVMAGDFFDVFRVGPTRVAAVIGDVAGRGIESSITAFQAKYLLRVFLRQFRDPAQALEELNAQMSSIERAEEFISVVIVVFDTEAQSMRYASAGHPAAWLWHEREVQPLRATGALLMLDPDSTYFSREIPLDSGDMVLMYTDGLAEVRYGDAQFGEDRISQHLRRDPTVSPDVLCKSLLEAARDFADGTITDDVAILAVRRA
- a CDS encoding LLM class flavin-dependent oxidoreductase, with protein sequence MSSSTPVEVAWFAALCDDDYEYLGVADPELASSWEHCRDITLAADRHGFDNILLPSGYTLGIDSTAFAAAVAPHTSQIQLLLAVRMGEMWLPQLARQLATIDRILDGRLTINIISSDIPGEALESEPRYRRTLEWMQVLRTLLNGQSVDFHGEFVDLALDPPRATTVSGRCPPFYFGGFSEAAKETAAAAADVFLTWPDTVAGVAATVADMRARAERQSRTLRFGLRSHVIVRPAAEEAREAAARLVSRLDDDTGEAIRRRSLDAASAGVNRQTELRDLSDADGFVEDNLWTGIGRARSGAGAAIVGSPDEVLAKLDAYRQAGIDAFILSGYPHLPECDRFGSMVLPQIDHGPLLWN
- a CDS encoding Gfo/Idh/MocA family oxidoreductase, encoding MIRYGVIGTGMMGREHIANVSHVPGAEVAALADPHPQSLEAAGALAPQADRFSDYRDLLEAEVCDAVVIATPNMTHAEVLGHVLGSDLHVLVEKPLCTTVADCHRVIDAASEHRGVIRVGLEYRYMAPFARLIQEVEAGALGRVRMVSMREHRFPFLSKVGDWNRFSENTGGTLVEKCCHFFDLMNLVMPGRPERVFASGSQAVNHSDERYGGRPPDIDDNAYVVVDYDDGARAMLDLCMFAEATHNQQEFAVMGDAGKAEALVPEHIVRIGRRGEHSIGNVEVVPTPVEAPFEGFHHGSSFVEHQRFLEAIGNGNSADVQTQSIEALEGAMLCVAMGVAGQRSMATGLPVAVADAL
- the ugpC gene encoding sn-glycerol-3-phosphate ABC transporter ATP-binding protein UgpC, which codes for MADVVLEDVNKEYSNGFVAVSDLNLEINEGEFLVMVGPSGCGKSTTLRMIAGLEDITSGTLQIGGRVVNTLPPKDRDIAMVFQNYALYPHMNVFDNIAFSLKLSQRPKAEIRERVNEAARILELENQLDKRPAQLSGGQRQRVAMGRAIVRRPRVFLLDEPLSNLDAKLRVQMRAEITELQREVGVTTFYVTHDQVEAMTMADRVAVISGGILQQVDSPMKLFNEPDNIFVAAFIGSPSMNLMEAVVHREESGLQMQLGSQTLAVPDSVLGQRPALERYLGSTVAVGLRPKDLEDAAIASDHPTDQRVSAHVSHAEALGYEVIAYFELDAKPVISQEALELTEDQMADAAQDSTRVHARFHPTTAVQPGDVIEAAVTMENAHFFDLETGLAIRG
- a CDS encoding ABC transporter permease subunit: MGQIVTMLISVAGALAVTAVLFIGADRTVDSTLNRWSAFTASIGAVLGLIIGAVLQHNGWVPQGPSIGGPFSEGWLAIVISGLIGGGLGMVAGRGLVPTLERRIRLEGGLRPWVFVGPALLFVVGGLVIPGFRTMWLSLKNGPRGREPGFTIQHYEEIFTDRTFFSVEGWTSIFTSRLFIVGLAAAAVAVIAAWASASRIVGGPQRVKAARGTMRVLSGVAALIGIAALASFVESLVREPNRSAIVDVLTVVVSSRITLAIVAAVTAILVVAWLLARLRRGDLEMDWGSPTSSMMLVLAIGLGIFGALSTLRGVVWNNIWWVVTVAGLSTVLGLLLAILAERARGERVAKTLIFMPMAISMVGAAVIWDFIYEVQPTGNQTGLLNAILQGIGFQPRGFFINSSMIPWNNFWIMFIMVWIQTGFAMVVLSAAIRAVPEELTEAARVDGANEIQVFWRVIVPQIRPTIIVVVTTLMVIVTKVFDLVKATTNGANRTNVLANEMFDQLRDRNFTSSSAFAVVLLALVLPVMIYNIRRLQSELR
- a CDS encoding carbohydrate ABC transporter permease, producing MSPVDKALMPTGQRIRRLAATTPSWVMWLIVVVWTVPTFGLFISSFRKVPDINSSGWWTSWNDINNLTLQNYRDIFRESAAQPSMWEFALNSLAIVVPATIIPIAIAAFAAYGFAWIEFRGRNWLFIALVSMIALPNQMAFVPLLQLFNNGARLTIPGVDWTFVLIPDVGVANTAAAVWLTHTAFGLPLAVLLLHNFISQLPREVFEAARIDGATHFTIFWRLVVPLARPALAAFAVFQFLWTWNDYLIAAVFLTDNEPMTVALVNLVGERGSNFQLRFASAFVIMIVPLIVFFSLQRHFVRGLLAGSVKG